The nucleotide sequence AAGGGTGTCCAAGCCCCTAAAATAAATTGTGGGCAGCTCATCTATGATAACCGAACTCTTTAATTGCCCTTTCTTGTTGATTAGTTTTACAATCCTCGAATTGTACAAACCCAAAGCTGCGGAGTAAATATTTTGTCGGTCGGGGTTGTTGCCTACACATAAAATTTTTGGTTCTTTTGGATTATTAATATCTAAAGAAAAATCGTCACCCGTCATCACCCAATACAGTTGCGGGCTTATCATTCTTGACAAAGGAATTTTAGCAGAAGCAATTTGTCCCTGTAATTGGTCTTGCGCCCCGCCTTGCCACGCATCCATGAAGGGCGACAAATAATTTTCCAGTTCCGGGTATGAAGTCAATATGGTGAATACGTCTGCGTATTTTTTATTCAGCAGTTCTATCGCATGGGGGAATGTACAATACTTGCCATCTTGGTAAATTCTCAAATACCAAATGATGGCAGCTAATAAGATAATTGGGCTATCCACAAAGAAATCCCCTTGTTTCAAAATCCAGCTTTTGTTAAGGTTCAGCATGATGGTATAAGCCGCCTCGTAAGCATCGGATATATCCGTCATGAAAGCAGGATTAAGCGGATTGCATCGGTGGCTCCGGCGTGGGTCGTCAAAGTTGATAACATAGAATTTGGGCTTAACCTTATACTTATCGGAATGTTTTAGTAAGTGATTGTAGGCAATGGTAGAAAGGTCATCAAACTTGAAATCGTAGATGTACATGCTGAACCCTTTCTCGATGTGCTGCTTAATGTAGCTGTTTACGATAGCAAACGATTTTCCACTGCCCGGAGTACCCAACACAATCGAGGCTCGAAAAGGGTTGACTACGTTCACCCACCCGTCATTCCATTTTCCCTTATAGTAGAACTTGGTCGGCAGGTTGACGGAGTATTCATTTTCCATCAACTTGGTTTCCTGCTGGAAACTTTCATTTTCATTATTAAATACGTCATCCATCAGGTTATTTCTCAATAGCCTGCTCATCCATACACCTGCCATCATCAGGGCGATATAACCTAATGAGGTCGTCAGGATGTATAGCGAAGTGGCAATGCCAGCGGATAATTTTAAAAGTGGTGTGTTCAGGAAGAACAGCACAAAGCCGATAACTAAAGCAACATAGATTTTGCCCCATGTTATCTTCTCATTCTTTACGCCCTTTGTTCCGAGGCAGCTTAACGCCAGCAGGACTAAAGCAAAAATTTTGGTGTACAGGGTATTTGAAAATAGCCCGGCGGTGCGGTTGAAATTGGTCAGTATCTTGGCTATAATTTCGAGTGTCCAGCCACGTTGGGCAAAGAACCCGAAACAGAACCAATAGAAATGCATCAATACGATGATGATGCTTACTGCTCTCATAAATGCCATTATTTTGGCAAGTCCTCTTAAATCGTCTTCTCCTTGCATAATTGAAATTTTTTGTGATGCAAGTGAATTTAGAGGCTCTGTATGGTGGCTCACCTAAAGCGGTGTCGGATGGCTTTTGGAGGCATTATTTGGCTTTTAAGTGCAGGTAATTGTCAGGCTTGTACAGGTTTTCTCTCCATAATAAACACTGTTGAATATGTTTTTAGTAATTTAGCCTTGTTTAGAATTGATTACGATGCAGGAATACCGCTCTATTGGAAACATAAGTGAAGATTTGCCCTTTGAGGTAATTCCATTAGCTGAATATCTCGAACAACAAAGAGAAAGGGTTACGCTACCCCATACGCAGGATTTTTATCAAATAATATGGTTTAAGTCTGGTAGCGGTGTGCATACCGTTGATTTCAACGAATATGAAGTGTTTGAAAACGCAATATTTTTCATAGCCAAAAATCAGGTGCATTGTTTTTCTTCTTTGAACAAAAGTGAGGGCTTTGTTATCAATTTCGATGAGGCTTTTTTGGTACAGAAAGATGGGGATGTCGATTTTTTCCTAAAATGCAACCTGTTTAACAATCCTTATCAAATGCCATCATGCTGCGTGGGTAGTGGCTGGGAATACAAGCTGGATGAGTACATTGCTCAAATGCGTGTAGAACTTTCGGAAAAGAAGTCCTACGGGAAAGAGGAATTATTAAGATTGTACTTAAAGGCGTTTCTAATACAGGTGCAGCGCAGAAAACACCAGCTTGAAGAAATAGAAAGCGGTATTAACCCTTTTCCCGTTGATGAAAAAAGGAATTTATTAGTGCAGTTCGTCAATGCGGTAGATGAGAATTTTAACCGTAACCTGACGGTGAGCCAGTATGCGGAATTATTACATATTTCTTCACGAACGTTATCTAATCTAACCCTGCAACTGTTGCAAAAGCGACCTATACAGGTTATACAGGAGCGGATAATCTTAGAAGCGAAAAGACTGCTTTTACATTCGGAGCTTTCGGTTAAGGAGATAGCTGACCGCATCGGGTTTGAAGACCCGGCTTATTTTGTCCGTTATTTCAAAAAGCATACTGCATTGTCTCCAACCAACTTCCGTAAAACAGTCAGATAAGTACAGTTTATTTTCAGTTTTGTCCACCCGTTTCTTTTCGGGTTCAAGGTAACTTTGTAAATAAAATTTTAAGTTATGTTGAACAATCTGAATTTAGAAGCATTGCAAGGCTACATAGACCTTGTAAAAAGTAACCCTGCCGAGGGTATTGCTACTTTTGGTGTTACTGCAAACTGGCAAAATGGTGTCAATACAGAAATCACTACCCATAGTAAAAATGTAGGTTCAAAAAGAGTTGCTACACAGTTTAAATATTCTATTGGCGAACCAGCTGAATTATTGGGTGATGATAAGAACCCTAACCCACAGGATTATATTCTTGGCGGTATGGCTGGCTGTATGATGGTTGGATTTGTTGCCGGAGCATCAGGAAAAGGAATAGAATTAAAAAGCGTGCAATTGGATATTGTTGGCGAATTAGACCTAAGAGGCTTTTTAGATTTAGACCCGAATGTTACTGTAGGTTTTGAAGAACTGCAATTCAATTTTAAAGTTGAGGGCAGCGGAACACAAGAGCAGTACGATGAAATCATAGAGCACGTGCGCAAGGTTTCTCCTGGTTATCAAACCATCCTGAAACCTGTCAAAATCTCTATCAATAAAGAGATATAGTATTTGTCCAATAGAATATTAAAAATCAGGGAATGAGTAAAATAATTAATGTAGATTATGTTGGTAAATATACCTCCAGCGTAAATACACCTTTAAATGAAGCCGCCATTAAAGTAAATGCCGTTGACTTTACACCGATGGACTTATTGGCGAGTGCTTATGCCTCCTGTTTAATGGGAACAGTGGACTACGAAGCAAGGAAAAAGGGCTTTGAAAGCACCGTTTCAAGATGCGAAATATCGTATGAGATGAATGAGGATGGTTCCAAAGTGAAATCTTACACT is from Niabella beijingensis and encodes:
- a CDS encoding OsmC family protein; amino-acid sequence: MSKIINVDYVGKYTSSVNTPLNEAAIKVNAVDFTPMDLLASAYASCLMGTVDYEARKKGFESTVSRCEISYEMNEDGSKVKSYTINLFFANDFEPEQANVLQTAAKTKCHVGQSLSADIEKSFRFFYKSMSEACNRK
- the mobC gene encoding conjugal transfer protein MobC, whose protein sequence is MMQGEDDLRGLAKIMAFMRAVSIIIVLMHFYWFCFGFFAQRGWTLEIIAKILTNFNRTAGLFSNTLYTKIFALVLLALSCLGTKGVKNEKITWGKIYVALVIGFVLFFLNTPLLKLSAGIATSLYILTTSLGYIALMMAGVWMSRLLRNNLMDDVFNNENESFQQETKLMENEYSVNLPTKFYYKGKWNDGWVNVVNPFRASIVLGTPGSGKSFAIVNSYIKQHIEKGFSMYIYDFKFDDLSTIAYNHLLKHSDKYKVKPKFYVINFDDPRRSHRCNPLNPAFMTDISDAYEAAYTIMLNLNKSWILKQGDFFVDSPIILLAAIIWYLRIYQDGKYCTFPHAIELLNKKYADVFTILTSYPELENYLSPFMDAWQGGAQDQLQGQIASAKIPLSRMISPQLYWVMTGDDFSLDINNPKEPKILCVGNNPDRQNIYSAALGLYNSRIVKLINKKGQLKSSVIIDELPTIYFRGLDTLIATARSNKVAVCLGFQDFSQLTRDYGDKESKVIQNTVGNIFSGQVVGETAKSLSERFGKVLQKRQSMTINRNDKSTSISTQMDSLIPASKISTLTQGMFVGAVSDNFDERIEQKIFHAEIVVDTDKVAAETKSYKKIPQILSFTDESGTDNMKKEIENNYKQIKLDVIKIVENEMERIKNDPDLQHLIQQG
- a CDS encoding OsmC family protein, whose protein sequence is MLNNLNLEALQGYIDLVKSNPAEGIATFGVTANWQNGVNTEITTHSKNVGSKRVATQFKYSIGEPAELLGDDKNPNPQDYILGGMAGCMMVGFVAGASGKGIELKSVQLDIVGELDLRGFLDLDPNVTVGFEELQFNFKVEGSGTQEQYDEIIEHVRKVSPGYQTILKPVKISINKEI
- a CDS encoding AraC family transcriptional regulator; the protein is MQEYRSIGNISEDLPFEVIPLAEYLEQQRERVTLPHTQDFYQIIWFKSGSGVHTVDFNEYEVFENAIFFIAKNQVHCFSSLNKSEGFVINFDEAFLVQKDGDVDFFLKCNLFNNPYQMPSCCVGSGWEYKLDEYIAQMRVELSEKKSYGKEELLRLYLKAFLIQVQRRKHQLEEIESGINPFPVDEKRNLLVQFVNAVDENFNRNLTVSQYAELLHISSRTLSNLTLQLLQKRPIQVIQERIILEAKRLLLHSELSVKEIADRIGFEDPAYFVRYFKKHTALSPTNFRKTVR